A DNA window from Hordeum vulgare subsp. vulgare chromosome 1H, MorexV3_pseudomolecules_assembly, whole genome shotgun sequence contains the following coding sequences:
- the LOC123403414 gene encoding dirigent protein 4-like: MASSSRVLSVILVLHFVLSMATPSLSCVIPCESEINLRLYLHQIAAGSGTNQVAIVASSQPAGFGTTAVNDWTVIDGPNPGTATIVARTKGMHVQADVGGPGWFNYFSMVFEDARRRGSSFEVMGMNRAQEGEMAIIGGTGEFAMARGTIKYRALANPPPGQSIKELNIHAFYVKPAGTIAGPTIQ, from the exons ATGGCCAGTTCTAGCCGTGTCCTGTCCGTCATTTTGGTCCTGCATTTCGTTCTATCCATGGCCACTCCATCCCTGTCTTGCGTTATTCCTTGTGAGTCTGAGATAAACTTGCGCTTGTACTTGCACCAAATCGCCGCTGGATCCGGCACAAACCAGGTTGCAATTGTTGCCTCCAGCCAACCAGCCGGGTTTGGTACGACCGCTGTTAACGACTGGACTGTGATTGATGGACCAAACCCCGGTACTGCCACCATTGTTGCCCGTACCAAAGGCATGCATGTGCAGGCTGATGTAGGCGGTCCAGGCTGGTTCAACTACTTCAGCATGGTGTTCGAGGACGCCAG GCGCCGTGGATCATCATTTGAAGTAATGGGGATGAACAGAGCTCAAGAAGGCGAGATGGCCATTATTGGTGGGACTGGAGAGTTTGCTATGGCACGTGGGACCATCAAGTATAGAGCACTCGCCAACCCCCCTCCGGGTCAAAGTATTAAAGAGCTCAATATTCATGCATTCTACGTCAAACCAGCT GGTACTATAGCTGGCCCTACCATCCAGTAA